The DNA region CTTATAACATCTCAATCATGGGTTAGagtacaagaaacaaaaaaaaaactatatccaAATACCTAAGTAGGCTTCGTCAGTTGAGAGCATTTTATAAGTATGTGTGGTATTCCTCCATGTAGTAATATTGTgtgtataaattataataatactaCAAAATGGGTTGGTAACTTTGGTTAGGTTAGATAATGAAATGAAATTAAACATATTACTTAAGTTTTtgggtcaatttttttttttgaaaatggaaTCTTTATGATCACTAAAGTAGATAAACTCTTTCATGCTTTTGGTATCTGTTTCAAAAACACCAATTTGAGTAAAACTTCTCTGGTAGATAATAAAAGTGTGGCAAGAGATATGGGTAGAGATAAATAAATACAGAGTATGAGGCATTCAAGTAACTACAAtaatcaaaaaagaaagaaaaaataatccGAGAGAATGGCAAATTATCTCAAGGTGCTTGCTACTAAGGCATTTAACTTGATCGTGGATTCAGCTCACGTCATATCATCCAACATTCAGCTCACGTTCATATCATCCAACATGCAAGTACAAAGAAAAGAGTGGAtagagataaataaaaaaatttttcGAATCTTCAATAGCATATTTTGCACGATTTTTGCATGGATCTATCTGTATCCTGAATCTTCATAAATCCGATTTTGCACAAACTTTGCACGCATCAGATTATCAAGATCTTCACAAAATCTTCGTTCTTGGGCCTGTTATAATAAGCCCATATCTGGTTTCACTGTCCAACCTATTGATGTGCATTATGATATTGATTATAGTCTTGTAAGCTCATATGTATAAACAacattttaaatagttaaagaTGAGTTTTTTTCTGATAACTAGGTGGTTGCTCGCAATTTTTGCGGGtgtaaataattttcaaaatttaatataacatattgtttatgttttgacttgaaataataaataatattttaaaactgaatgTGAAGTTTTGGTaggtaattattttaaataaacatattttatttattaatccttattaaattcttaatatgatttatgtagtatttagttagattttttacacctttttaaaataatattcatttaatttatttataaacattgtcgttaatatatatatatatagtttatatatatatatagtttaattggTTCGTAGGTCTAATTTTTCAtccataaaaattattaaaaccaaaaacatgAACTCATGTGACAAACAGACACACACTtgcaaataaaatataaaacaaaaaaattattaagaagaaacataactatatatgtgaattctattaatttaattaaaaagttaagaaatatttaaaattcataaatttatgaatataCTATTATTCATAATATTCTTTTGGATTGTTTATGATTAAAGGAATTTTTGTGGTTGTTTTACTTTtagataaaatcaaaaaatattgTCGCTTTCAAGATTTCtgaaaaagttttgaaaatgaTGGAACTTgtgaagaaaataatatttttcgattgattattatttgataacatttttataaCCTTTTTATAGCGAAAACTAtaacaattataaataatttataaatatttataaatactaaattttatgaatatttcTCAGAAGTTTTTTAAGtccttataaatagtttcataaatcataataaatggatttataactcaagaaatatatttttatctatcataaataatttataaacttataaatgatttaaattttttataaaatatttttctaaatacttatcgatgatttttaatttcaaatattttacaaacctggtaacattatataaatattttctaaactcCTATAAATGATGTGAAATTCTTCCTTATCAATGggttttaaatctttataaattttatagatctttatatattgatttgtaaaCTCTTATTAATGATACAACAATCATTATTGATGATTTATAACCTTAAAAATAATTaccaaatattataattaattaaaaattagtatGTATCTTTATAAACCATAAGAAATGaatcaatataaattattttaattttcttacaaaatatatattcaccACAGCAGatgatttcaaaataatataaataatttatgaagTCATTATATGATGGATTAATAGTTTTTATAATAAggttttcttaaaattatatgttttatatgtgtatattatgacttatataggaaaataaagtttttacgactgttaaaaatagaaaaaaaataaagctagtaaattagttttattaactattttctGACAACataattcatataaattataaaatattagtgaaaaaataaacaatagagtataaatataatatagaatTTCCATAATTCCTACTATTTGATCCTATAAATGATTATGcataaagttatataatttttttggcaACTaacattaatttgttttaagattgcctttttcaaatttgattgaaaataaataaaaactaaaaatcatcGACCAATGAAATTATAAAGATTTTCTCGGAGTGTTTTATATGAGTGACATGTCAGCAGAAGTCACTAAAGTGActtatcatttaatatatagaagGATTCTAGCACTTCCTTGTGAGTTTAAGAAACTTTTGTTATCGAtcgaagaaaaaaagaaagaaacttgtTAATGAAAGTGTCCTGGCTTTTGTTCAGTTACGCCTAGATAAACATGGAAAAAAAACATGGGGATGATATTTGAAACCActtgattatttataaaatccgGTCCAGTTAGGTTTGGATAACAACATTACAAACCCACTTATTCCAGTGATAATTTAGGTTTTGTTTAGTTCGGTTAATTTAGTTCGTCAGAGAATTcagattttcaaattaaatattaggTTGTTCGGATAAAAATATCAGacaattcaaataattataaatatttcaggtaaaattatttagatatcgatttttggataattttaaatagtatttttagGATATATGCGCTTTtggaaactaaatataattgaaatCTTTAagtatgtaatttatatttgtaaaattgaattattcATTTGGTTCTTGGTTTGTAATCTAAAGATCCGTGCGATTAATTATGAAATCTGTTtgattttttatgaaatttgattTTGGTGTTTCTGTTGAGTCCAATTCTGGACAAATGTACCAATACATATTTGTGCTCATGCATATTCTCGGCCTATGTTCAACTAGTCCTATAAAACGGATAATTACACTTCCTCTGggtatagtaaaaaaaatacttcCTCTTAAGTATCAACgattatatcttttaaatacgGGTATGGACTATGCATTTGGTTTTAGGTTCAGTTTTGAGATCAATCCTTGGAATATTTTCATCGATCCGGTTTAAGCAAAAACTCCTCTTCCAAGTTGGTTTCAGCTCGATCTTTCGAATCCGGTTGGATATTTTACCCAGGCTTATGGGTAACAACACATATTGCCTTTTGAAGCTCATGCTATCGCTAGTATCTATGGATGACATAACTAAAGCAAAGATGCAATAAACTCCAAACAGAATCGTCAAAAGGGAGATGAACGTATTTAAAAGCGGAGATCATCAGTTCCATCTCCATTAATATCCAAGAAACAAAAACCCCCCAAAAAGTAATTTGCATCCCAAGAATAAAAAAGCACAGACCGAATGTTTAATAAAGAAACAAACGTTTTTTCTTAGGGTAGAAGTATCCAAATAAGATTTTCATATACAAGCAGAGAAGAGCAGAGAGATGCTTCGTTCTTTCATGAGCCAAACCACCTCCatagttgttttttctttgcctCTAAGCCAAGTACCTAAACATGTTAGGGTTCTCCTTGTCCCTCTCCAAATAATCCCTCGTAATTAGATCCTCCATACGCTTCTTGATCGCTTTGATATCAGGCTGCAAAACCACAAATCCAATCAAGTTCCAGGAAAACATCATTACTGAGCATCCCCACAGGTTTCTAtagaacatatatatacctTGAACATTCGGCTAAGTTGCTCAACGCACTCAGAGACGAGTTGTTGATGTCCCAATACTTTCCGGCTCTTCATGATCCTAACAATGGCAGCATCAATCGCATAGCGTCTGTCTTTGTCCACATCTTCCACAACCTTCTTCCTTTCATCAACAGGAGGGAGAGGGATCTGTGATGCAAACCACACAAAAGTCAATATCCTGAGCTAAATTATAAGTGAAGCATGAAGTTTTGAGTGATAATGTGTTGCAGACCTTGATTCTGCGCATTCTGTCGGTGAATTTGGCATTGAATTCAAATGAATCAGTCTGTGTAACAGTCTTTGTGCTTGGCTCCTTGAGAAGGATCTTGTACCTAGCACATGACAGGGAATGAAGCAACCTCACTAAATCTTCGTGGCTTAGGTTCAGTTGAGTTAGGATATCGTTGTAGCTCAATTTGTCTGTTGTGTTGAACAGCAGAAGCACAGCAGCCTGAAAGTTAATAGAAATTAGAAAAATCGGGGCATCAGAGGCTATTTAAAGGATAACAATTTAGCAACAGTTTCTGAGAACACAAATGATACCTGGTAAGTAGACACAACTAACTCAATGGGCTTGTGATCAAACTTTCCGTTGAGGTGACAAGTTCCTAGTGAGTAGATCCATGTAAGTTTCCTATGTTTAGTTTTCGTCTCATAAAACCCTTTGAAAACTTCAACACACTTGACCTGAAGCAAATAAATGCATGGATTAGCTTCACCTGGAGCAAACATTTTTCCTTTTAGACACATTCAACAGATGCTTACCATTTCACTTGGTAGATTTATGTCGAATGATTTGTAACTTGGCCAGAAACCAGTGGTAAGAACAGTGACGGTCAAATCAATCCCTGGGTTTGCAGCGGGGTTATTGCCTAGATACTCCTCGAAACTGGTTTGGTTCTCTCTTGCCAATGTCAAGTCCGTTACCTGTAACCAACAATATCAAATTTATAGAAAGTTTAAATCATCAGAGCAACCACCGTTCTGAGAAAATAAACATAGGGACACTCAAACTAACCATGCCCTCCATCTTAGAAGTGAACTGCCCACCACATTGTTGCTTGAGCTTTGTAAGGATGCTTCTCTCATGATCATCATTCGCACTGCGATCAAATAAGAGCCTACGTGCCAGCTTCTTCCTGTAAAACAGCCAAAACAAAACCGCAATATTATTGGAAGGAAGGGACCTTAACAAAGAGCTAGAATCAACAAACCATCTATAAGCAAACAAATATTAGAAGCCAAGGTTGATAAAGAAATCTGAGAGTGGGAAATAAACCTGTAGAACTCGGCGAAAAGATCCTTGTCGCTTATATAAGCAAGCAATTTGACAACCTGTAACAACATAATAACAATAAACACCGACTCatggagaaaagaaaaatgaatataGCAAGCATTTTGAGAATAATACAAACCTTCTCAAGCGTATCTTCAATAGCTTCGTCACTCAGCTTCTCACTACCCCCCTTCTTGAGGATGTTGTCGCAGAATGTTGCAAGCAGTTCTGCACTTGAACTTCCAGCGACTGTTTTGTTACAGAATATCTCAAATGCCTCTTTCAGAGCCTAACAATAGAAGAAACTcaagttaataaaaacaaatgcatGCATGCAATAAGATATATGTATGACAAGTACGTAGAATGCACATAAAACCTTGTGGAAGAGGGTGTGGTTCTGGAAGCACTCCACGACATAGACCATGTACTTATCATGTAGCTCAATCACTTTTCTGATGAGAACCTGTTCCTGCACGCTAGCAGTATTTGCAGCctgtagaataaaaaaaatcttagcaATCAGAGGCAAATCGAAAACAATtctgaatagaaaaaaaaacagtatgaACCTGATTAGTGGCTGTGTCTTCGGCCTGTTGGACAAGTGCGTTACCCTCGGCTGTGACATGCTATATATAAATTACACGATGGAGTTAATGTACAACATTATGTAACAGAGTCAAAGTAAACAAAATAGAAACGACTTGGCCAATCAAAACGAGAATAATAAAGATAGGTAAGAAACCTGCTTAAATATGTTTGCAACAGGTTCTAAACCTTTAGCAATTTTATGATAGAGCCTGTACATCCTGGAGAGATCGTCAACCTGAAAGCATACAGATACTCCATCAAAGAAAGAATAGAAAGGCTtactaaataacaaaaaaaaacaatgaaaaagtTGCTCCACCTTGTCGTCTCTCAGCAATGCACGGCACCCTGAGTGCTCCTTTTCAAGAAGCTGATTTGCATAGACAACCAACAGCTCATGTTGTACTTTCTGCATCCAACAAATCAATATAGAAGTCAAATACATATCAAGTGATATTAATATACACTTTCCTGTAGAAGCAGAGTCTAAAAAACATGTCATGGTGCCATAGTGATATTAAAATCACGGCTCCTGTAAGTACAGGTATAATGAATGCTATCCATAATGTCATATTGTCGTGCATGATGTATCATCATCATAACTAACCTCAACCAGCTTTGGCTCGCTGCTTGAATGAAGGTAGTGAGCAA from Raphanus sativus cultivar WK10039 unplaced genomic scaffold, ASM80110v3 Scaffold3305, whole genome shotgun sequence includes:
- the LOC130506496 gene encoding cullin-1-like — its product is MERKTIDLEQGWDYMQTGITKLKRILEGLPEPQFDSEQYMMLYTTIYNMCTQKPPHDYSQQLYDKYREAFEEYIDSTVLPALKEKHDEYMLRELVKRWSNHKVMVRWLSRFFYYLDRYFIARRSLPPLNEVGLTCFRDRVYKELHSKVKDAVIALVDKEREGEQIDRALLKNVLDIYVEIGMGQMERYEVDFESFMLLDSASYYSRKASNWIQEDSCPDYMLKSEECLKKERERVAHYLHSSSEPKLVEKVQHELLVVYANQLLEKEHSGCRALLRDDKVDDLSRMYRLYHKIAKGLEPVANIFKQHVTAEGNALVQQAEDTATNQAANTASVQEQVLIRKVIELHDKYMVYVVECFQNHTLFHKALKEAFEIFCNKTVAGSSSAELLATFCDNILKKGGSEKLSDEAIEDTLEKVVKLLAYISDKDLFAEFYRKKLARRLLFDRSANDDHERSILTKLKQQCGGQFTSKMEGMVTDLTLARENQTSFEEYLGNNPAANPGIDLTVTVLTTGFWPSYKSFDINLPSEMVKCVEVFKGFYETKTKHRKLTWIYSLGTCHLNGKFDHKPIELVVSTYQAAVLLLFNTTDKLSYNDILTQLNLSHEDLVRLLHSLSCARYKILLKEPSTKTVTQTDSFEFNAKFTDRMRRIKIPLPPVDERKKVVEDVDKDRRYAIDAAIVRIMKSRKVLGHQQLVSECVEQLSRMFKPDIKAIKKRMEDLITRDYLERDKENPNMFRYLA